A portion of the Simkania negevensis Z genome contains these proteins:
- a CDS encoding Npt1/Npt2 family nucleotide transporter — protein sequence MSSTEYEKSTWTQKIWPIRRFELKKVLPLLILKFLVSMVYATLTLIKDPLVVTAKHSGAEVIPVLKGWIVFPLSILCAIGYSKLSNHFKRSTLFYGIITAFLAIVLIYGFVLYPNMGILTPSDSANLLTAKFGEKYTHWIAVYRNWIHSLFFVTTELWGQVVIFLLYWGFANHICQVKEAKRSYTLFIAAGDLATILAGPLTYYYGKKFLGQSYALTLQSLLGYVLVCGLLIMAVYWWMNRYVLTDKRYYDPSVTKQTVNQKTKLSLRDSIRHIFSSKYLLAIAVLVVGCALTINMVEVTWKAHLKMQYPTTADYQMFMGRVTTIVGVVALITVFFLGGNFLRRFGWHFSAQITPWAIGITGGVFFLLCLLKPYLGSFAHYVGLTPLMMIVIFGAFQNITSKVVKYSFFDSTKEMAYIPLDPESKVKGKAAIDMVGSRLGKSSSSWLQIGLIELVGTGSVISITPYLLPIVLGAALYWSYSVRYLNKELSVREETLLEEEEAKKRAGELQPEPEPAT from the coding sequence ATGAGTAGTACCGAATATGAGAAGTCCACATGGACTCAAAAAATCTGGCCAATAAGGCGCTTTGAACTTAAGAAAGTCCTTCCTCTTTTAATCCTTAAATTTCTAGTCTCTATGGTTTATGCCACTCTCACCTTAATCAAGGATCCCCTTGTGGTGACGGCAAAACATTCTGGAGCAGAAGTCATTCCAGTTCTAAAAGGTTGGATTGTTTTCCCCTTATCGATTCTTTGTGCTATTGGTTACTCAAAGTTAAGCAACCACTTCAAACGTTCCACCCTCTTTTACGGAATCATTACAGCTTTCCTAGCTATTGTTCTTATCTACGGCTTCGTTTTGTATCCCAATATGGGAATTCTCACACCAAGCGACTCTGCAAACTTGTTAACAGCTAAATTTGGGGAAAAATACACACACTGGATTGCAGTTTATCGGAATTGGATCCATTCTCTCTTTTTCGTCACCACAGAGCTTTGGGGGCAAGTTGTCATTTTCCTCCTCTACTGGGGATTTGCCAACCACATTTGCCAAGTGAAAGAAGCTAAAAGATCTTACACTCTTTTCATCGCTGCAGGCGATTTAGCAACGATCTTGGCTGGTCCACTTACCTATTACTACGGAAAAAAGTTTCTAGGACAAAGCTATGCTCTCACTCTTCAATCCCTACTAGGATATGTCTTAGTCTGCGGGCTACTCATCATGGCAGTCTATTGGTGGATGAATCGATATGTCCTAACAGACAAACGGTACTACGATCCATCAGTGACGAAGCAAACAGTCAACCAAAAGACCAAACTCTCTCTGCGTGATAGTATCCGGCATATCTTTTCATCAAAGTATCTCCTTGCTATTGCGGTCCTCGTTGTCGGTTGCGCTCTCACCATCAACATGGTAGAAGTCACCTGGAAAGCTCACTTAAAGATGCAATACCCAACAACTGCTGATTACCAAATGTTCATGGGGCGAGTCACAACTATTGTTGGAGTTGTTGCCCTCATCACTGTATTCTTCTTAGGAGGAAACTTCCTGAGACGGTTTGGATGGCACTTCAGTGCTCAAATCACCCCATGGGCGATTGGAATCACAGGTGGTGTTTTCTTTTTACTCTGCCTTTTGAAGCCCTATCTCGGGTCTTTCGCTCATTATGTTGGACTCACCCCTCTTATGATGATTGTCATCTTTGGAGCCTTCCAAAATATCACTAGTAAAGTCGTCAAATACTCGTTCTTTGATTCGACGAAAGAAATGGCTTATATTCCACTAGACCCTGAATCTAAAGTGAAAGGAAAAGCAGCCATCGACATGGTCGGTTCAAGATTGGGTAAGTCGAGCTCCTCCTGGCTACAAATTGGCTTGATTGAACTAGTTGGGACTGGTTCGGTGATCTCAATCACTCCTTATCTACTGCCTATCGTTCTAGGTGCCGCCCTCTATTGGAGCTACTCTGTACGCTACCTCAATAAAGAGCTTTCTGTGCGTGAAGAAACACTCCTCGAGGAAGAAGAAGCTAAGAAAAGAGCGGGAGAGCTTCAGCCTGAACCTGAGCCTGCCACTTGA
- a CDS encoding DNA alkylation repair protein: MNGSLSELLHHLKQLGSKERAIWDQSYHKSKREHWGVPAVASEQYALSLLGVFGLESALPLARALWKTDLFDPMICAARILSSSKVNPSPAIWNLIVDFLTQVDGWALEDQLAPAARKCILADESLLDELEKWTYHENFWIRRAALVYTLPYAKPNFNPERMLSWAARYATDPEWFIQKAIGWWLRVLGEHNPERVILFLETHSDTLKYIAKKEARRKLTS; encoded by the coding sequence TTGAACGGCTCACTTTCCGAGTTATTACATCACTTAAAGCAGCTCGGCTCAAAAGAGCGTGCCATATGGGACCAAAGCTATCACAAATCAAAGCGTGAACATTGGGGAGTTCCGGCTGTAGCAAGTGAACAATATGCCCTTTCTCTTCTAGGAGTCTTTGGCCTTGAAAGCGCTTTGCCTCTCGCTAGAGCTTTATGGAAAACAGATCTCTTTGATCCGATGATATGCGCAGCCAGAATCCTTTCTTCCTCAAAGGTCAATCCCTCCCCAGCTATTTGGAATTTAATTGTCGACTTTTTAACGCAAGTAGATGGATGGGCTTTAGAGGATCAACTTGCCCCTGCTGCACGCAAGTGCATTTTAGCAGATGAATCTCTTCTAGATGAACTTGAAAAGTGGACCTATCACGAAAACTTTTGGATAAGGCGCGCAGCGCTCGTCTACACTCTCCCATACGCAAAGCCTAATTTCAATCCTGAAAGAATGCTCAGCTGGGCAGCACGTTATGCAACAGATCCCGAGTGGTTCATTCAAAAAGCTATCGGCTGGTGGCTCCGGGTTTTAGGAGAGCATAACCCCGAGCGGGTCATTCTCTTTCTAGAAACCCACTCCGATACACTGAAATATATCGCAAAAAAAGAGGCAAGACGAAAGCTTACCTCTTAA
- a CDS encoding serpin family protein translates to MSASILEGDNRILLAKELTQAVALVTASVLLGSKYFVSYFPSISKEALLLAPASTSIGHYVFESIWKSPPKDETLIRVICNTTLVASGLLFIGWMTQSSTLSLIKLGLIELAILSGIDQVKPKQWEKLLLWIPGFSSQPQGPSSSSVRKPVPPEIENASFIPSDLAKIKIAVQKLEQELAKSRDPNISYVQSAMSLFLLLGMLLRAMPSDEVPPFIKKLGLEGMSEEQIHKGLNQILKDLSGDNPKIVIANAIAAKAGKVEESFESVIQGVYGAELLPADVDKINAWVSDKTDKLIPKLFDDFASDNCALINTTLFEGKWEDPFDDATNGKFTTFSGAEVNAQIMKKVSDFVYFKGDDFAMLQIPYHTSGDSTRPFAYTIFLPDDPKAIGELEKKLTPDFIQDCHAKAKMTEGIQLYLPKLDLKTDMKDLKKTLEDLGYPIPKVLSRFNGDPLTEIGQKCYLKCDEKGTKAAAASYAMTKESACFPPPPEITFDARKPFIAQITRDGHAFFQLAIKNEEGLVQR, encoded by the coding sequence ATGTCAGCGTCTATTCTTGAGGGGGATAATCGGATTTTACTTGCAAAAGAGTTGACTCAAGCGGTTGCTCTTGTCACAGCCAGTGTTCTTTTGGGCTCGAAGTATTTTGTGAGCTACTTTCCTTCTATTTCGAAAGAAGCCTTATTGCTTGCTCCTGCAAGCACCAGCATTGGTCATTATGTTTTTGAATCCATCTGGAAAAGCCCACCCAAAGACGAAACGCTGATTCGAGTCATTTGTAACACCACTCTTGTTGCTTCAGGCCTATTATTTATTGGGTGGATGACTCAATCATCAACTCTCTCTCTCATAAAATTAGGACTCATCGAGCTTGCTATCTTATCCGGAATAGACCAGGTGAAACCTAAGCAATGGGAAAAGTTGCTCTTATGGATTCCTGGTTTTTCAAGCCAACCTCAAGGCCCCTCATCTAGTTCGGTAAGAAAACCCGTTCCACCAGAAATCGAAAATGCTTCTTTTATACCGTCTGATCTAGCGAAGATCAAAATAGCTGTACAAAAGCTTGAACAAGAACTTGCCAAGTCAAGAGATCCAAATATTTCTTATGTTCAGTCAGCCATGAGTCTTTTTCTTCTCCTAGGGATGCTCCTTAGAGCCATGCCCTCGGATGAGGTTCCTCCTTTCATAAAAAAGCTTGGGTTAGAAGGAATGAGCGAAGAGCAAATTCACAAAGGACTCAATCAAATTCTAAAAGATCTATCTGGCGACAATCCGAAAATTGTGATTGCAAATGCAATTGCTGCCAAAGCTGGAAAAGTAGAAGAATCTTTTGAATCTGTGATTCAGGGGGTATACGGCGCCGAGCTACTACCAGCAGATGTCGACAAAATCAATGCATGGGTCAGTGATAAAACAGATAAACTCATTCCAAAGCTTTTTGATGATTTCGCAAGTGATAACTGTGCACTCATTAATACAACACTTTTTGAAGGAAAGTGGGAAGACCCCTTCGATGATGCCACAAATGGGAAATTTACAACATTCAGTGGAGCAGAAGTCAATGCTCAAATCATGAAAAAAGTAAGCGATTTTGTCTACTTTAAGGGTGACGATTTTGCCATGCTTCAAATTCCTTATCACACTTCAGGTGATTCGACAAGGCCCTTTGCTTATACCATTTTTCTTCCAGATGATCCAAAAGCAATTGGGGAACTTGAGAAAAAACTGACCCCCGATTTTATTCAAGATTGCCATGCAAAAGCAAAAATGACAGAAGGGATCCAACTCTACTTACCTAAATTAGATCTCAAAACAGATATGAAAGACTTGAAAAAAACTTTAGAAGATCTTGGTTATCCAATTCCTAAGGTTTTAAGCCGCTTTAATGGAGACCCTCTCACTGAAATTGGACAAAAGTGCTATCTCAAATGCGATGAAAAAGGGACAAAAGCAGCGGCAGCTTCTTATGCCATGACAAAAGAATCGGCTTGTTTTCCACCTCCTCCTGAAATCACTTTTGACGCAAGAAAACCCTTTATCGCTCAAATCACCCGGGATGGTCATGCATTTTTCCAGTTAGCAATCAAAAATGAAGAAGGCTTAGTTCAAAGATAG
- a CDS encoding glycosyltransferase family 10 domain-containing protein, protein MKKTIVLLFTLSILTVTAIAVISRKSSNNRIAVAPNGREIPTKWGPLNQHLSQETIDQKGYEEAWIDLDQVPKRHQYFKRLKNFILNKHGAKAVVFHNYHPFFSKAKIDQLPRGNRILVMWEPPSVLLEMYSEEILSLFDKVYTWNDDLVDGKKFFKMNYNVLRPMEEKLPSFEERKLLCMVASNLKFNNFEEELYSTRRKIAQFFEDYPEGTFDLYGRLWEGYRHAKGTIPNKLDKLKEYKFNICFENTKQPGYITEKIFDCFVTGTVPIYYGATNVDKYIPKGCYIDYRQFKNEKEMLEYIQQVSKEGYEEYVSNIRAYLKSEQAEQFSSETFAKTLIDAIEN, encoded by the coding sequence ATGAAAAAGACGATTGTCCTTCTCTTCACTCTTTCCATTTTGACAGTTACAGCCATTGCAGTCATTTCTCGTAAGAGTTCTAATAATCGGATTGCTGTTGCTCCAAACGGGAGAGAGATCCCAACGAAATGGGGACCTCTGAATCAGCATCTTTCTCAAGAGACTATTGATCAGAAAGGGTATGAGGAGGCATGGATTGACCTCGATCAGGTTCCGAAGCGACACCAATATTTCAAGCGCCTTAAAAATTTCATTCTCAATAAACATGGGGCTAAAGCTGTAGTATTTCACAACTACCATCCCTTCTTCTCGAAAGCAAAGATCGATCAACTTCCGAGAGGTAATCGCATTCTTGTGATGTGGGAACCCCCTTCAGTCCTGTTGGAGATGTATTCTGAAGAGATCCTCTCACTGTTTGACAAGGTTTACACTTGGAATGATGATCTAGTCGATGGAAAAAAGTTCTTCAAAATGAACTATAATGTTCTGCGACCTATGGAGGAGAAGCTCCCTTCTTTTGAAGAAAGGAAACTACTTTGCATGGTTGCATCTAACCTAAAATTCAACAATTTCGAAGAAGAACTATATTCTACGAGAAGAAAGATCGCTCAGTTTTTCGAAGATTATCCTGAAGGGACCTTTGATTTGTATGGGCGACTTTGGGAAGGGTATCGTCATGCCAAAGGAACCATTCCTAATAAGCTTGACAAACTCAAAGAATACAAATTCAATATCTGCTTCGAAAACACAAAACAGCCTGGTTATATCACTGAAAAGATCTTTGATTGCTTTGTAACCGGAACGGTGCCCATTTACTACGGTGCGACAAATGTCGACAAGTACATTCCTAAAGGGTGCTATATCGATTACCGGCAGTTCAAAAATGAAAAAGAAATGCTCGAGTATATTCAACAGGTGTCAAAAGAAGGGTACGAAGAGTATGTCAGTAACATCCGCGCTTACTTAAAGAGTGAGCAAGCAGAGCAGTTTTCGTCAGAAACATTTGCGAAAACTCTGATTGATGCTATAGAAAATTAA
- a CDS encoding LTA synthase family protein: MIAVWTFLFLLAFPSLCVRFTILHRKLPLRFSVLLSYLTGACQDLFVAFEQLLLFVAFKTLFPFLNPYLFWIFIVLASMLQLHILFDAFLHRNSAIRMEISFLSFIDDARCFWDSAKEKKIWRFLPGAFVFLSLPVLVYWGYWNHLEALSLRGGWIQDGLILGIIGTLGFLLLPKKLAYATDHIVFQHQMWFLQKFYRFFKRKKDRTDLRFLVRENFTPQNEKRSYPSSEYPLYKHTYGFSGEKTFNLKLENGEKPHVIFLFLESFRSKNVGCLGGEHGVTPHFDRLASEGILFSDFYANSVRTSRSVVASLFGVPSDVDASEQAVRVDAPLVGIPDLMKSAGYKASYIHNGPIHFENQDVFFQNHGYETVLGREDILHKFPKANTTSWGLPDEYLMQYSAQWLKKHDKDPQFLTLFTITNHHPWNLPSHCEPPSLPTELNATYRKYLSTFHYSDASLGLFVDLLEEQGLLEKSILFILGDHGYPMGEHDSNYFEQRYLYDENIRVPLLIYAKGRIAEPKVISSPASQLDLVPTVMDLFKLHGFNHSIGSSLLRKTKDRRVFFHNPYVFRNFGCRINHYKFIYTRLSQEVELYDLEDDPEERRNIARENRMLARECLHHVKDYERLFHRIYAEKSLVPTETYTPEDARSLDYSSDPFLASSTER; encoded by the coding sequence ATGATCGCAGTTTGGACCTTTTTATTTTTATTAGCTTTTCCTTCTCTGTGCGTTAGATTTACGATATTACATCGAAAGCTGCCGCTCCGCTTTAGCGTGCTCTTATCGTATCTAACAGGAGCCTGCCAAGATCTCTTTGTAGCGTTTGAGCAACTCTTACTTTTTGTGGCTTTCAAGACACTTTTCCCATTTCTCAACCCCTATCTTTTTTGGATTTTCATTGTCTTGGCCTCAATGCTTCAGCTTCACATTCTGTTTGACGCCTTTCTGCACCGCAACAGTGCCATTCGGATGGAAATTTCGTTTTTGTCTTTTATCGACGATGCTCGCTGTTTTTGGGACTCAGCCAAAGAGAAAAAGATTTGGCGCTTCCTACCAGGAGCCTTTGTATTTCTCTCATTGCCGGTCTTGGTCTATTGGGGCTACTGGAATCATTTAGAAGCGCTATCACTTCGAGGAGGATGGATTCAAGACGGGCTTATTTTGGGAATTATTGGAACGCTTGGATTTCTGCTGCTTCCAAAAAAGCTTGCCTATGCAACAGACCACATCGTCTTTCAGCACCAGATGTGGTTTCTCCAAAAGTTTTATCGTTTTTTCAAACGCAAAAAAGACCGAACCGATTTGCGTTTTTTAGTGCGCGAAAACTTCACCCCTCAAAATGAAAAGAGAAGTTACCCCTCATCCGAGTATCCACTTTATAAACATACCTACGGCTTTTCTGGAGAAAAGACCTTTAATTTAAAGCTAGAAAATGGGGAAAAACCTCATGTGATTTTCCTATTTCTCGAGTCGTTTCGCTCGAAGAATGTCGGTTGCCTTGGTGGAGAACATGGAGTTACCCCTCATTTCGATCGACTTGCTTCTGAAGGAATTTTGTTTTCTGATTTTTACGCCAATTCAGTGCGAACCTCACGCTCTGTTGTCGCTTCACTCTTTGGAGTTCCATCTGACGTCGATGCCTCGGAGCAAGCTGTGCGTGTCGATGCACCTCTTGTTGGCATTCCCGACCTAATGAAAAGTGCTGGGTACAAGGCCTCATACATTCATAATGGACCGATCCATTTTGAGAACCAAGACGTCTTTTTCCAAAATCACGGTTATGAAACCGTTTTGGGACGAGAAGATATCTTGCATAAATTTCCCAAGGCCAATACAACTAGTTGGGGGCTACCCGATGAATATCTGATGCAATATAGCGCACAGTGGCTCAAAAAACACGATAAAGATCCACAGTTTCTTACATTGTTTACTATCACCAACCACCATCCCTGGAACCTTCCGTCCCATTGCGAGCCCCCTTCTCTTCCGACCGAGCTCAATGCGACCTATCGGAAATACCTCAGTACCTTTCATTATAGCGATGCTTCTCTAGGACTTTTCGTTGATTTACTGGAAGAGCAAGGGCTCTTGGAAAAATCGATTCTCTTTATCTTAGGAGACCATGGATACCCGATGGGTGAGCATGACTCTAACTATTTTGAGCAGCGGTATCTCTATGACGAAAACATCCGCGTTCCGCTCCTCATCTATGCCAAAGGACGGATTGCCGAGCCTAAAGTGATTTCCTCTCCTGCCAGCCAACTTGACCTTGTTCCCACTGTGATGGATCTATTCAAATTGCACGGATTCAATCACTCCATTGGAAGCTCGCTTCTTCGAAAGACAAAAGACCGCCGCGTTTTTTTTCATAACCCTTACGTCTTCCGCAACTTTGGCTGTCGGATCAATCATTATAAGTTCATCTACACTCGCTTGTCACAAGAGGTCGAACTCTACGACCTCGAAGACGACCCAGAAGAAAGACGTAACATTGCGCGGGAAAATCGGATGCTAGCACGCGAGTGCCTCCACCACGTCAAAGATTACGAACGTCTGTTCCACCGCATTTATGCGGAAAAGAGTCTTGTTCCCACCGAGACTTACACCCCAGAAGATGCTCGCTCGCTTGACTACTCAAGCGACCCCTTCCTCGCCAGCTCAACTGAGCGGTAG
- a CDS encoding LexA family protein, which translates to MQLKIFQTEIEMNLPLPLFSSSVKAGFPSPAEDHIEEKLDLNRLMIEHPAATFFLRVEGESMENANIYPGDILVVDRALTPHNGLIIVAVLNGEFTVKRLKKKGNRLYLLPENPAFPEVEITTETEFQIWGVVTFIIHKAR; encoded by the coding sequence ATGCAATTAAAAATTTTTCAGACAGAAATTGAGATGAATCTTCCCCTCCCTTTATTTTCCAGCTCGGTTAAAGCTGGATTCCCCTCACCTGCCGAAGACCATATCGAGGAAAAGCTTGATCTCAACCGTTTGATGATCGAGCACCCTGCCGCTACCTTTTTCCTGCGTGTCGAAGGAGAATCGATGGAAAATGCAAACATTTATCCTGGGGATATTCTCGTTGTTGACCGTGCGCTCACTCCACATAATGGACTGATCATCGTGGCGGTTTTAAATGGGGAGTTTACGGTGAAACGACTAAAGAAAAAAGGAAACCGCCTCTATCTTTTACCTGAAAACCCAGCGTTTCCTGAAGTTGAGATTACTACAGAAACCGAGTTCCAAATTTGGGGGGTTGTGACTTTTATTATTCATAAGGCGCGCTAA
- a CDS encoding Y-family DNA polymerase, whose protein sequence is MYALIDCNNFFASCEQLFNPKLQGKPLVILSNNDGCVIARSPEAKKLGIPMGAPAFEYRSLFLEYSVSILSSNFAFYGDMSKRVMDTLKTFEFPVEIYSIDEAFLFLPEADPKLGHLIRDKVMQWTGIPISIGIAPTKTLAKVANKLAKNGPGVVSFPSAKAADSLLRTFSVEDIWGIGRHHKKRLYSYGVRTAADLKKRSDAWVKRYMSVTGLRTVWELQGIPCLSCQEMQTERKSIVSSRSFGRKITDHALLKEALSTFLAHATRKLRRSQLKAQFLVVFITSDTTTSAAKHLPLSTAYTPDLSAHAHALLDEIFMQGKEYKRAGVMLGELVDENATQFDLFAVDPKSDRKQAVMTALDTVNRRFETPMLSFASEGIVKKWQGMQAHRSPLYTTSWDEIPKC, encoded by the coding sequence ATGTACGCTCTGATCGACTGTAACAATTTCTTTGCTTCGTGCGAGCAGCTCTTTAATCCTAAGCTGCAGGGAAAACCCCTTGTCATTCTTTCAAATAACGACGGCTGCGTCATTGCTCGTTCACCTGAGGCGAAAAAACTCGGCATTCCGATGGGGGCACCGGCTTTTGAGTATCGGAGCCTATTTCTCGAGTATAGCGTCTCTATCCTTTCGTCGAACTTCGCTTTTTACGGAGACATGTCTAAACGGGTTATGGATACTCTGAAGACTTTTGAATTTCCCGTAGAAATTTACTCGATCGATGAGGCTTTTCTTTTCCTTCCTGAAGCCGACCCGAAACTTGGCCACCTCATCCGGGATAAAGTGATGCAATGGACTGGTATTCCCATCTCTATTGGGATCGCTCCAACTAAAACCTTAGCTAAGGTGGCAAATAAGCTCGCCAAAAATGGCCCAGGTGTTGTCTCTTTTCCTTCGGCAAAAGCGGCAGATTCTCTGCTCAGAACCTTTTCCGTCGAAGATATTTGGGGGATTGGACGTCATCATAAAAAGCGCCTCTACTCTTACGGTGTCCGTACAGCTGCTGATCTGAAAAAGCGGTCTGATGCTTGGGTGAAGCGTTACATGAGTGTGACGGGACTGCGTACAGTTTGGGAGCTGCAAGGAATCCCCTGTCTTTCTTGCCAAGAGATGCAAACAGAAAGGAAATCGATCGTTTCCTCCCGTTCGTTTGGTCGAAAAATCACCGACCATGCTTTGCTAAAAGAAGCGCTTAGTACGTTTCTAGCCCATGCCACACGCAAGCTGCGCCGCAGCCAGCTCAAGGCTCAATTTTTAGTGGTTTTCATCACCTCAGACACAACTACAAGCGCTGCTAAACACTTACCGTTGTCAACGGCCTACACGCCCGATCTTAGCGCCCATGCACATGCCCTTTTAGATGAAATCTTCATGCAAGGCAAAGAGTACAAACGAGCCGGTGTGATGCTTGGAGAACTTGTTGATGAAAACGCAACTCAATTTGATCTGTTTGCAGTTGACCCCAAATCAGATCGCAAACAAGCTGTAATGACAGCTCTAGACACCGTTAACCGCCGCTTTGAAACACCAATGCTCTCTTTTGCAAGCGAAGGAATCGTCAAAAAATGGCAAGGAATGCAAGCTCACCGCTCTCCACTTTATACCACTTCCTGGGATGAGATTCCTAAATGTTAA
- a CDS encoding 2-hydroxyacid dehydrogenase, which yields MKKIFITRKLTPLLSELLTADFEVVSHSENAVLPREKLLEVVRTYDGILSTMPDKIDREVLSEAGSQLKVICNYASGLDNIDVAAARERGISVFNASNAVTHSTADFTFAAFLSFLRKISKGQAFVREGKWISWDPWLFLGEDLPGKTFGILGYGRIGKAVARRARGFDLNVIFSHYREVDPEVPGVKQVPWEEMLEQVDYLSLHVPATAETIGMIDYPTIQKMSKRPIIINMARGPVVKTDDLVRALEQNLLRGAVLDVTDPEPLPANHPLCHMENCLVVPHLGSSTIDCREITARETAANFKKGFNI from the coding sequence ATGAAAAAGATCTTCATTACTCGCAAGTTAACCCCTCTTCTTTCAGAGTTGTTAACTGCTGATTTTGAAGTGGTTAGTCACTCTGAAAATGCCGTTTTACCACGCGAAAAATTGCTTGAAGTCGTCCGAACCTACGATGGAATTCTTTCGACTATGCCAGATAAAATCGATCGAGAAGTTCTTTCAGAGGCGGGTTCTCAGCTCAAAGTGATTTGCAACTATGCCTCAGGGCTTGATAACATCGATGTTGCGGCTGCGAGAGAAAGGGGGATTTCCGTCTTTAATGCCTCTAATGCTGTGACCCATTCGACTGCCGATTTTACCTTTGCAGCTTTTTTGAGTTTCTTACGCAAAATTTCCAAAGGACAAGCTTTTGTGCGTGAAGGCAAATGGATCAGTTGGGATCCTTGGCTTTTTTTAGGAGAAGACCTTCCAGGAAAAACTTTTGGCATTCTGGGATATGGTCGTATCGGCAAAGCTGTTGCCCGTCGTGCACGAGGCTTTGATCTCAATGTAATTTTTTCACATTATCGCGAAGTTGACCCTGAAGTTCCTGGAGTGAAACAAGTGCCATGGGAAGAAATGCTTGAGCAGGTAGATTACCTCTCTCTTCATGTTCCGGCCACAGCAGAAACAATTGGAATGATTGACTATCCTACCATCCAAAAAATGAGCAAACGACCTATCATCATCAATATGGCGCGGGGACCAGTTGTGAAAACTGACGATTTAGTCCGAGCTCTAGAGCAAAATCTCTTGCGAGGAGCTGTCCTAGATGTGACCGATCCCGAGCCTTTGCCGGCAAACCATCCTCTTTGTCACATGGAAAACTGCCTCGTTGTGCCTCATTTAGGCAGCTCGACAATCGATTGTCGTGAAATTACTGCGCGTGAAACTGCAGCTAACTTTAAAAAGGGTTTTAACATTTAG
- a CDS encoding serine hydrolase domain-containing protein, translated as MMMKTKTLLFFLLCLPLALLAKDSLLEQKLIEKVDAFTNEHSVTGIAVAVIGRENHQKFTHIVARGTLSQKSPIPVNQYSEFRIGPVTQLFTAGTLAYFVQEGQVSLNDPISKFLPKSMDLPTYKGQEITLGDLATHTSGLPDLPYNLSSRASFSVSQMFRFLKNYELKRAPGTEYEYSNLGYAFLSNILMRISKRSFPDLVKQLLLDPLHLKDTTFTLTNEQKKRTLTGYEKGRGVSPLEGEKIYSVFIGAGGLHSTAHNMLTFLSFNMGKETTSLNAILPLMQQPYHAFNKFQVGLGWKITSFNAATNLFSIEGLLFGFASYLGMVPEADIGVMIMTSQGDLSVEQLGEEILQLLDQEKS; from the coding sequence ATGATGATGAAAACTAAAACTCTTCTTTTTTTTCTTCTTTGTTTGCCGCTTGCTTTATTAGCAAAGGATTCTCTGCTTGAGCAAAAATTGATCGAGAAAGTTGATGCATTTACGAATGAACATTCGGTGACAGGAATTGCCGTTGCCGTTATTGGAAGAGAAAACCACCAAAAATTTACGCATATTGTGGCACGTGGAACCCTTTCACAAAAATCTCCGATTCCGGTTAATCAATATAGCGAGTTCCGCATTGGTCCTGTGACACAACTTTTTACTGCTGGCACATTAGCTTATTTTGTTCAAGAAGGGCAGGTTTCTTTAAATGATCCTATTTCCAAATTTTTACCAAAATCAATGGATCTTCCAACTTACAAAGGGCAGGAAATCACTTTAGGCGATTTGGCAACTCATACCTCAGGCTTACCCGATCTTCCCTACAACCTCTCGAGTCGTGCTTCTTTTAGTGTGAGTCAAATGTTCCGCTTTTTGAAAAATTATGAACTCAAACGGGCTCCTGGAACAGAGTACGAGTATTCGAACCTTGGCTATGCCTTTTTATCCAACATTCTCATGCGGATCTCCAAGCGATCGTTTCCTGATTTAGTCAAACAACTTCTGCTTGACCCTCTCCATCTAAAAGATACGACTTTTACTCTTACTAACGAGCAAAAAAAACGGACCCTAACAGGATATGAAAAAGGGAGAGGTGTTTCCCCTTTAGAAGGAGAGAAAATTTACTCGGTTTTTATTGGGGCAGGTGGACTTCATTCAACAGCTCATAATATGCTGACATTTCTCTCGTTTAACATGGGAAAAGAGACGACAAGTTTAAATGCGATCCTTCCGCTCATGCAACAGCCTTATCATGCATTTAATAAGTTCCAAGTCGGATTAGGTTGGAAGATCACTTCTTTTAACGCAGCGACTAACCTCTTTTCAATCGAAGGGCTCTTATTTGGTTTTGCATCTTATCTTGGAATGGTTCCTGAAGCTGATATTGGGGTGATGATCATGACAAGCCAAGGAGATCTTTCTGTCGAACAGTTAGGAGAAGAGATTTTGCAGTTACTTGATCAGGAAAAGTCATGA
- a CDS encoding transposase yields the protein MGIFPLIPYRKIKGRWMSEINEVTHFFKLSPQRWKIERACAWLKRRCRRLLMRWERLFVIWSGLVILGVVYTWIKNLVG from the coding sequence ATGGGAATATTTCCTTTAATTCCATATCGGAAGATCAAAGGAAGATGGATGTCAGAAATCAACGAAGTTACCCATTTCTTCAAGTTAAGCCCCCAACGCTGGAAGATAGAACGAGCTTGTGCTTGGTTAAAAAGGCGTTGTCGTCGGCTATTGATGCGATGGGAGCGTTTATTCGTGATATGGAGTGGGTTAGTAATATTGGGGGTAGTTTATACTTGGATAAAAAATTTAGTTGGATAG